A region from the Branchiostoma lanceolatum isolate klBraLanc5 chromosome 2, klBraLanc5.hap2, whole genome shotgun sequence genome encodes:
- the LOC136427758 gene encoding ADP-ribosylation factor-related protein 1-like, producing MFTLLHGLWKYLFQRDEYCILILGLDNAGKTTFLEQTKIQFTRNYKGMNLNKITSTVGLNVGKIDVGSVRLMFWDLGGQEELQSLWDKYYAESHGVIYMIDSDDRERLPESKLAFDKMLGSESLEGVPLLVVGNKQDIENCMTVADIKDVFNESAPRIGKRDCLVQPVSALQGTGINESIEWMVQCVKRNIHRPPKRSDIT from the exons ATGTTCACATTGTTGCACGGCCTGTGGAAGTACCTGTTCCAGAGGGATGAGTACTGTATCCTCATCTTGGGACTAGATAATGCAGGAAAGACA aCATTTCTGGAGCAAACCAAGATCCAGTTCACAAGAAACTACAAAGGCATGAACCTGAACAAGATCACAAGCACTGTGGGACTCAATG TTGGGAAGATTGATGTGGGTTCAGTCCGGCTGATGTTCTGGGATCTGGGTGGCCAAGAGGAGCTGCAGTCCCTCTGGGATAAG TACTATGCAGAGTCACATGGTGTCATTTACATGATAGACTCTGACGACAGGGAAAGGTTACCGGAGTCAAAACTCGCCTTCG ACAAGATGCTTGGAAGTGAATCATTGGAAGGTGTACCACTCCTGGTAGTGGGCAACAAACAAGATATTGAG AACTGTATGACAGTTGCAGAcataaaagatgttttcaatgAGAGTGCACCTCGGATAGGCAAGCGGGACTGCCTGGTACAACCAGTGTCAGCTTTACAAGG GACTGGGATCAATGAGAGCATTGAGTGGATGGTACAGTGTGTCAAGAGGAACATCCACAGACCACCCAAACGGAGCGACATCACCTGA